A segment of the Kosmotoga arenicorallina S304 genome:
CTTTTCTTCCTTTCCTCTTCCGTATTTCACTGCGTCGTTTCTGCGTAAATCCTTCCTGACGGTGTTCCGGGTTATCCCGGTGAGTCTTGTTCCCTCACGAATATAACAATCTTCCTCATAAATCCGTTTAATCTCTCTATCCTCTTACACGTTTTTCCCCCCTCGTATACCTCCTTGAGCAGATTGTTTCTATTATCTCGCTCAAGAAGGTCTTTTTTTCCAAGGGGTAACGGGTCAATTTTCTATGGCCCTGGGGGGTCAATTTTATTTGACCACATACACAGGAAAAACAATCTGGAAAAAAGTATCTGGACAGGTACAGCCCTCGCAATTATTTCAAGCATCTTGCTGGCCTTTGTTTTTAATATGGTTTTTGGGAACTTTGAAGGAAGAGTAGAAGAAATTTTTGAAGGAGTGCTCATGTTGCTTGCAGCCGGTGTCTTGACTTACATGATTTTTTGGATGCAATTCAAAAGAGCAGAATTTGAAGGAAAAGTAGACAGAGCAGTTTCAGAAGATAAGCCCATTTACCTTGGATTACTGGCGTTTTCAGCTGTTGTCAGAGAAGGTGTAGAAACAGTCCTGTTCTTTTCAGCTATCAAGGAAACAACTGAACCTTTCCTGGCAGCTATTGGAGGAATATCGGGAATATTAATTGCAGTTGTATTATCCTTCCTCCTTTATAAAGGAACAAGCAAACTATCAATCTCAAAACTTTTCTTCTGGTCAGGAATGTTTTTGTTTATTATTGCAGCTGGTCTTTTTGCTCACGGGATACACGAGTTCCAGGAAGCCGGGCTTTTACCAGTTTTCATTGAACATATTTATGATCTAAACGGCATTCTCAGCGAAAATGGAGTGCTGGGAGGCATTTTGAAAGCGGTGTTTGGATACAATGGCAATCCTTCTTTCCTTGAATTCCTTTCTTACTGGCTGTTTATAGGAACGATCGGATCAACCGCGATTAATAAAAGCAGAAAATTACAACAGCTTTCTTCAG
Coding sequences within it:
- a CDS encoding FTR1 family iron permease, giving the protein MFLLSRSRRSFFPRGNGSIFYGPGGSILFDHIHRKNNLEKSIWTGTALAIISSILLAFVFNMVFGNFEGRVEEIFEGVLMLLAAGVLTYMIFWMQFKRAEFEGKVDRAVSEDKPIYLGLLAFSAVVREGVETVLFFSAIKETTEPFLAAIGGISGILIAVVLSFLLYKGTSKLSISKLFFWSGMFLFIIAAGLFAHGIHEFQEAGLLPVFIEHIYDLNGILSENGVLGGILKAVFGYNGNPSFLEFLSYWLFIGTIGSTAINKSRKLQQLSSV